A genomic stretch from Caldalkalibacillus salinus includes:
- a CDS encoding bacteriocin maturation protein, producing the protein MTGITPSMRLKLNRDTFYLPDHKESVYFRNNVNSFSMQGTMIDKWIDKLLPMFTGEHTLEDLTSGLPEPYRNRVYEIAEVLYRNGYVKDVSQDHPHRLSDEVLKQYASQIAFLDSMGDSSAYRFQQYRDSKILAIGVGPILISLISALIESGQPHIYTLMTDRGTTHTARIEEVIGHAQQKDPDVTLKEISYAGNETRQWKETIEAFDAILYVSQEGHIEELRELHKVCREEKKIFLPALCINKVGLAGPVVHPETEGCWESAWRRIHNSVFPKKSSVESCPPTAGAMLANVIVFECLKVLTGVSIAEQKNRFYQLNLETLEGSWYPFLPHPFVSKRASVEWLDVGQLEDRLDRLGHNTENRIKKGNNVKAERVLGDARVGNESSTRTKTAKNEQEQNDVLVYFNRLVSPQSGIFHVWEEGDLKQLPLAQCRVQPVDPLSTGPAALLPSIICSHMTHKGARREAGLVGIELYATRFLEKIDTTPPSQDANRSFTEDHTYIGVGAGETFAECVYRGLQQCLTQALLKEVTSQAQADRAHYHKVSPIEVKAVEDELCQMYVQVLTTSDGAPTIGLAEDAYGFPVAWVYAHDRWYASVDIHETQALKRALLQAIQDEQNQEDHASSSSLTLSPALQELQEPLALVIPPFEASVSTYASTVQQAIQVLERSQLQIDVFECGLESTLKEGLAGVSGVTLREVNSS; encoded by the coding sequence GTGACAGGAATAACGCCTTCTATGCGTCTGAAATTAAACAGAGACACATTTTATCTACCCGATCATAAGGAAAGTGTGTATTTCAGGAACAATGTGAACTCGTTTTCAATGCAAGGGACCATGATCGATAAATGGATAGATAAATTACTCCCAATGTTCACTGGGGAGCATACGTTGGAGGATCTAACCAGTGGATTACCGGAACCGTATCGGAACAGAGTGTATGAGATAGCGGAAGTGCTTTATCGGAACGGCTATGTCAAGGATGTTAGCCAAGACCATCCGCATCGACTATCAGATGAGGTTCTGAAGCAATATGCGTCCCAAATTGCCTTTTTAGACAGTATGGGGGACTCGAGCGCTTATCGTTTTCAACAGTATCGAGACTCTAAAATATTGGCTATAGGTGTAGGACCTATCCTAATATCTCTAATCTCAGCGCTAATAGAATCTGGGCAGCCTCACATCTACACCCTCATGACCGACAGGGGAACAACTCATACCGCTCGAATAGAGGAAGTGATTGGCCATGCGCAGCAAAAAGACCCTGATGTGACCCTTAAGGAGATATCTTATGCTGGGAATGAAACGAGACAGTGGAAGGAGACTATCGAAGCGTTTGATGCCATATTGTACGTGTCACAAGAAGGGCATATAGAGGAACTGAGGGAGCTGCATAAGGTGTGTAGGGAAGAGAAGAAAATATTTCTCCCGGCGTTATGCATAAACAAAGTGGGTTTAGCAGGGCCTGTGGTGCATCCTGAAACGGAAGGGTGTTGGGAATCAGCGTGGCGTCGCATCCACAACAGCGTTTTCCCTAAAAAGTCGTCAGTGGAGTCATGTCCACCAACAGCGGGCGCTATGTTAGCCAATGTGATCGTCTTCGAATGCCTAAAAGTGTTGACGGGTGTGTCTATAGCGGAGCAAAAAAATCGATTCTACCAGCTTAATCTAGAAACGTTAGAAGGAAGCTGGTATCCGTTTTTACCTCACCCCTTTGTCTCGAAACGAGCTTCTGTAGAATGGTTAGACGTTGGTCAGCTTGAGGATAGACTAGATAGACTTGGACATAACACAGAAAACAGGATTAAAAAGGGGAATAATGTGAAGGCCGAACGAGTGCTAGGAGACGCGCGCGTTGGAAATGAAAGTAGTACTAGAACCAAGACTGCGAAAAATGAACAAGAACAAAATGATGTGTTAGTATATTTCAATCGCTTAGTATCGCCTCAGTCAGGGATTTTTCATGTATGGGAAGAAGGGGATTTAAAACAGTTACCCCTAGCCCAATGTCGTGTTCAGCCTGTCGATCCCTTATCAACAGGGCCTGCCGCATTGTTGCCCAGTATTATCTGTTCGCATATGACGCATAAGGGAGCGAGAAGAGAGGCTGGACTCGTAGGGATTGAACTGTACGCCACCCGTTTTTTAGAGAAGATCGATACGACGCCACCTTCACAAGATGCCAATCGATCCTTTACAGAAGACCACACATACATTGGGGTTGGAGCGGGAGAGACGTTTGCAGAGTGTGTGTATCGAGGCCTACAGCAGTGTCTCACCCAGGCCCTTTTAAAAGAGGTGACGAGTCAAGCTCAAGCCGATCGGGCTCACTATCATAAAGTTTCACCCATCGAAGTTAAGGCTGTAGAGGATGAACTGTGTCAAATGTATGTGCAGGTTCTTACGACGAGTGATGGCGCACCAACAATTGGCTTGGCAGAAGACGCGTACGGGTTTCCAGTCGCATGGGTTTACGCCCACGATCGTTGGTACGCGAGCGTGGATATACATGAAACACAAGCACTCAAACGAGCGTTATTACAGGCCATACAGGATGAACAAAACCAGGAGGATCACGCCTCCTCCTCAAGCCTGACATTATCCCCTGCATTACAAGAGCTTCAGGAACCGTTAGCGCTTGTCATTCCTCCATTTGAAGCGTCTGTAAGCACCTACGCAAGCACTGTGCAGCAGGCCATACAAGTCTTAGAAAGAAGCCAATTACAGATAGACGTCTTTGAATGCGGACTGGAATCGACCCTCAAAGAAGGTTTGGCTGGCGTGTCTGGTGTGACGTTACGTGAGGTGAATTCCTCATGA
- a CDS encoding DUF2332 family protein, with translation MLEPNIKVIAKRFRTFATEECRGSSELYAHLSLRVSETDDILTLATYTREGQPIPNLLFGAVHYLLLKGYDHPLQDFYPSLIDQPRDVEAAFPYFKDFCQQFAGDIIPILKNRCVQTNEVSRCAYLYPVFSHLYDQVKKPLALIEIGTSAGLQLLWDQYRYSYGTHDVYGHKQSNVHIESRIHGDNKPKLPHHMPTVASRVGVDLNILDLETEEDALWLKALIWPEHQYRRALIEKAASCVKAHPLTLVEGDGVALLPNLVKQIPKEHCICVFHTHVANQMSQAVKERLLEHVRQIGEKRDIGHLYNNIQDRDLHLDYYVNGEAFTKVVGRTDGHGRWFTWGI, from the coding sequence ATATTGGAACCGAATATTAAGGTTATCGCTAAAAGGTTCAGAACCTTTGCCACAGAGGAATGCAGAGGGTCTAGTGAATTATACGCTCATCTATCATTAAGGGTCTCCGAAACCGATGATATCCTAACCTTAGCCACATATACAAGGGAAGGGCAACCCATACCTAACCTCCTTTTTGGTGCAGTACACTACCTCCTGTTAAAAGGGTATGATCACCCACTCCAAGACTTTTACCCAAGTCTAATAGACCAACCGAGAGATGTCGAAGCAGCGTTTCCCTATTTTAAGGACTTTTGTCAACAGTTCGCGGGGGATATCATCCCAATTTTAAAAAACAGGTGCGTTCAAACCAATGAGGTGAGCAGGTGTGCTTATCTTTATCCCGTTTTTAGTCACCTATACGATCAAGTGAAGAAACCCCTAGCGCTTATTGAAATCGGCACGAGTGCAGGTTTACAGCTACTGTGGGATCAGTACCGTTACTCATATGGTACTCATGATGTCTACGGTCATAAACAGTCTAACGTGCATATCGAGTCCCGGATACATGGGGATAACAAGCCTAAACTCCCACACCACATGCCAACTGTGGCCTCTAGAGTCGGCGTTGATCTTAACATACTAGATTTAGAAACAGAGGAAGATGCCCTTTGGCTTAAGGCGCTTATTTGGCCTGAACATCAGTATAGGAGAGCATTAATAGAGAAAGCGGCTAGCTGTGTCAAGGCCCATCCGTTAACCCTCGTTGAGGGAGATGGTGTCGCCCTGCTTCCAAACCTCGTCAAACAAATACCGAAAGAGCATTGCATATGTGTGTTCCACACTCACGTCGCCAACCAAATGTCTCAGGCAGTAAAAGAAAGACTTCTTGAGCATGTTAGACAGATAGGTGAAAAAAGGGACATCGGCCATCTATACAATAACATTCAAGACCGTGACCTTCACTTAGACTATTATGTAAACGGAGAAGCATTCACCAAAGTAGTAGGCCGAACAGACGGACACGGAAGATGGTTTACCTGGGGCATATAG
- a CDS encoding heterocycloanthracin/sonorensin family bacteriocin encodes MDEFQNELQGLNVGNFQSDQAVPWTQNPYTPEDTRQIGVGFGFGRCFGFFCFNCFRCHNCFRCHNCFRCHNCFRCHNCYRCGGGGYGS; translated from the coding sequence ATGGATGAATTTCAAAATGAGTTGCAGGGCTTAAATGTTGGCAATTTTCAGTCTGACCAAGCGGTGCCCTGGACTCAAAATCCGTACACACCTGAAGATACGAGACAGATTGGGGTAGGATTTGGATTTGGTCGTTGCTTCGGCTTCTTCTGTTTCAACTGCTTCCGCTGCCATAACTGTTTCCGCTGTCACAACTGCTTCCGTTGTCACAACTGTTTCCGCTGTCATAACTGCTATAGATGCGGTGGTGGCGGGTACGGTAGCTAA
- a CDS encoding extracellular solute-binding protein: MTYSQKGSEMMKKLFILILSMLCLVALAACQTNESTGDGEGEKDILTVWVMGSDEYWRTYHDNLIAEYMENNENVQVDVEYVPWSQGENQLVNAAANQQMPDVSTIAGRWTAQLASMGAIESLDAYFEESYPDAFVEAAWQTTQYQDQTWGIPVGFTTTGLFYRQDWLTDAGFEAPPATWEEFEAVAEAFTEDDRYGFGLVGTNNMETTMFWAPFLWTNGGKFLSDDLTEARFNQPEGVEALEFYVRLFQEGWAPEGSISNDRGDSRTLFLTGAVGMTTQGPWLPKFIRDEAPDMDYGIAPYPQNKVPANLGTADHIVMSANANNKPLAWDFIDFFTNEENDLKWAEFQGFIPYRKANLEQTDMKDDPDFAVFFDVAHEAISYPTLPEWPQIDQAIAEAMQQALMGTKTPQQALDEAAEKVNDLLAEE, translated from the coding sequence ATGACATATTCACAGAAAGGCAGTGAAATGATGAAAAAGCTATTTATTTTAATCTTATCCATGCTATGTCTCGTTGCTCTAGCAGCGTGTCAGACGAATGAATCCACTGGTGATGGGGAGGGAGAAAAGGACATACTCACTGTGTGGGTTATGGGTTCAGATGAATACTGGCGTACATACCATGATAACCTCATCGCAGAGTATATGGAGAACAATGAAAATGTACAAGTGGATGTTGAGTATGTGCCATGGTCACAAGGAGAGAATCAATTAGTCAACGCAGCGGCCAATCAACAAATGCCTGACGTGTCCACCATTGCAGGTCGGTGGACAGCACAGTTAGCTTCGATGGGTGCTATCGAATCTTTAGATGCTTATTTTGAAGAAAGTTACCCTGACGCATTTGTTGAAGCGGCATGGCAAACGACGCAATACCAAGATCAGACGTGGGGCATACCCGTTGGATTTACAACCACTGGTCTCTTTTATCGTCAGGATTGGTTAACTGATGCCGGTTTTGAAGCCCCACCCGCGACGTGGGAAGAGTTTGAAGCTGTGGCCGAAGCGTTTACGGAAGACGATCGTTATGGCTTTGGTCTCGTCGGGACAAATAATATGGAGACGACCATGTTTTGGGCTCCGTTTTTGTGGACCAATGGCGGAAAGTTTCTCTCCGACGATCTAACGGAAGCACGGTTTAATCAGCCAGAAGGTGTGGAGGCTCTTGAGTTTTATGTACGATTGTTCCAGGAAGGGTGGGCACCTGAAGGCAGTATTAGTAATGATCGAGGAGACTCTAGAACGCTATTTTTAACGGGGGCGGTAGGGATGACAACACAAGGCCCATGGCTACCCAAGTTTATCAGAGATGAAGCGCCAGATATGGACTACGGCATTGCCCCATATCCTCAGAACAAAGTTCCTGCTAACCTTGGGACAGCGGACCATATTGTCATGTCAGCGAACGCTAATAACAAACCTTTAGCGTGGGACTTTATCGACTTTTTCACGAACGAAGAAAATGATCTGAAATGGGCGGAGTTCCAAGGGTTTATCCCTTACCGTAAAGCGAACCTAGAACAAACAGATATGAAGGACGATCCCGACTTCGCTGTATTCTTCGACGTCGCACATGAGGCGATCTCGTATCCAACACTACCTGAATGGCCACAGATAGACCAAGCGATAGCGGAGGCGATGCAACAAGCGTTAATGGGGACAAAAACACCCCAACAAGCGTTAGATGAGGCAGCTGAAAAAGTGAACGACCTGTTAGCGGAGGAGTAG
- a CDS encoding TOMM precursor leader peptide-binding protein — protein sequence MSTTILIIGEGLLADYVSDDLARHYELVRYTNIEAEMKIPEETALALVLQDHWAPSTHKRAEDIFRPRGISWLRGFVAFGEGLMGPLVQSDQSGCSQCADLRLTVAGRDRRQMWEMRKKLDEAHDRGPDVWASRLGLKHMSELMVSEAQNIVRGNAAMLVERMMIVQLKTLVSTSHFILPDSRCTVCGTLPEDSATAAHISLNPSPKLSRDTYRCRSLDELSDSLTKSYLDTRTGLLNGKMLDLNTPFADAAVNMPMFAGDEGVGGRTHIYDVSEWVAILEGLERSCGLTPGGKRTAVHDCYHHLQDVALNPLKVGVHTEEQYAQPGFPFKAFDPHQKMNWVWGYSFLQQRAILVPELLAYYSLGGQQGFVYETSNGCALGGTLEEAIFYAMMEVIERDSFLMTWYARLTLPRLDLEAVQDTELQHMVERVRAVAGYDLYVYNATMEHGVPSVFAIAKNRKPRGLNVICAAGAHLDPVRAVKGAIHELAAMMAPDDKLERNQDKYRRMLHDSSLVKEMEDHGMLYGLPQAEERLHFLLKNRQPMRTFEDEFRLATPHEDLTDDLKGIMQQFTSIDLDVIVVDQTTPEIRGNGLYCVKVIMPGMLPMTFGHHLTRLTGLERVRQVPVQLGYATQPLTDDQLNPYPHPFP from the coding sequence ATGAGTACGACTATTCTCATCATTGGTGAGGGATTACTAGCCGATTATGTGAGCGATGACTTGGCACGTCACTATGAGCTGGTACGGTACACTAATATAGAAGCGGAGATGAAAATACCTGAAGAGACGGCCCTCGCCCTCGTATTACAGGATCATTGGGCACCTTCTACTCATAAAAGGGCAGAAGATATATTCCGCCCCCGAGGGATATCTTGGTTACGGGGCTTTGTTGCTTTTGGTGAGGGACTGATGGGACCGTTGGTTCAATCAGACCAGTCGGGGTGTTCTCAATGTGCAGATTTGCGGTTGACTGTTGCAGGACGTGACCGTAGACAGATGTGGGAGATGAGGAAGAAGTTAGATGAAGCCCACGACCGTGGCCCTGACGTTTGGGCTTCCCGCTTAGGGCTCAAGCATATGAGTGAGCTTATGGTGTCTGAAGCTCAGAACATCGTACGAGGCAACGCTGCTATGTTGGTGGAACGGATGATGATTGTTCAGTTAAAAACGCTGGTCAGTACATCTCATTTCATTCTACCAGATTCCCGATGTACCGTGTGTGGCACGTTACCAGAAGATTCAGCAACAGCAGCACACATCTCCCTTAACCCCAGTCCTAAACTGAGCAGGGACACTTACCGTTGCCGCTCACTAGACGAATTAAGCGATTCTTTAACCAAAAGCTATCTCGATACCCGTACAGGACTCCTTAACGGTAAAATGCTAGATCTTAACACCCCCTTCGCTGACGCTGCTGTGAATATGCCCATGTTTGCCGGAGATGAGGGCGTGGGTGGAAGGACCCATATTTATGATGTCAGTGAGTGGGTGGCCATATTAGAGGGGCTAGAACGTTCCTGTGGGTTAACCCCCGGGGGTAAACGAACCGCCGTCCATGATTGTTACCATCACTTACAGGATGTGGCTTTAAACCCACTTAAAGTCGGAGTGCATACAGAAGAACAATATGCTCAACCTGGGTTTCCATTCAAAGCGTTTGATCCACACCAGAAGATGAACTGGGTGTGGGGTTACTCATTTTTACAGCAACGCGCCATTTTGGTCCCAGAGCTCCTCGCTTATTATAGTTTGGGGGGTCAACAGGGATTTGTCTACGAGACCTCTAACGGTTGTGCCTTAGGAGGTACTTTGGAAGAAGCGATATTTTATGCCATGATGGAGGTCATTGAGCGTGATTCGTTCCTGATGACATGGTACGCGCGACTCACGCTTCCCCGTCTCGACCTTGAGGCGGTGCAAGATACGGAACTCCAACACATGGTGGAACGTGTGCGAGCCGTAGCAGGGTATGATCTCTATGTGTACAATGCGACCATGGAGCACGGTGTGCCCAGTGTGTTTGCCATAGCCAAAAACAGAAAGCCCCGAGGGTTAAATGTGATTTGTGCCGCCGGTGCGCACTTAGATCCCGTTCGGGCAGTTAAGGGGGCTATACATGAGTTGGCTGCCATGATGGCCCCCGACGATAAGCTAGAACGCAATCAAGACAAATATAGACGCATGCTCCATGATTCCTCTTTGGTTAAGGAAATGGAAGATCATGGGATGTTATACGGCTTACCCCAAGCGGAAGAGCGCCTGCATTTCTTATTAAAGAACCGACAGCCTATGCGTACGTTTGAGGATGAATTTAGGCTGGCAACGCCACATGAGGACTTGACTGATGACTTAAAAGGGATTATGCAACAGTTTACCAGCATCGACCTTGATGTCATTGTGGTCGATCAAACGACACCGGAGATTCGCGGTAACGGATTGTATTGTGTCAAAGTGATTATGCCGGGTATGCTTCCGATGACGTTCGGTCATCACCTTACCCGATTAACCGGTCTTGAAAGGGTACGTCAGGTGCCTGTACAACTAGGGTATGCCACACAGCCCCTAACTGATGACCAACTCAATCCATACCCTCATCCGTTTCCATAA
- a CDS encoding SagB/ThcOx family dehydrogenase — protein sequence MSLDTFLYNLHFNVDKVTPPGWEVDWDDAPLPYKLYHQLPAVPLSLEVPLTLDAISVRSSVKPTHDEIGHLLWYVYGLSQVSHTPYLSEDEDTMDIMQSYRRFVPSGGARYPNEVYVYLKLEDIPTGVYHYDVAHHRLILLREGHYDNYIARALGHRCDIGACCGTVFVSTRFWKNYFKYHNFSYRLQGLDTGVLIGQLLEVAKRFDFASPVYFQFLDRAVNHLLGLSEREESVYAVIPLSEKTMDAGHHNQAERIGANEAYDLSKIEEATSLCAELPKRQHHIIERSRNVKPFPMLLKLNEAAMQETTRAFGRLQTSERMADTAYTGHTDLTVPLPQVTRASYDLATASGERYSPEMDFVLGKVSQSQLATLLQETMATFKHWNDIDTTVHRQIPTRIKLYVCLYQVEGIPDGAYYYDCTAHTLQQVHPGDHRLPLQLGMDMATVNVLQTPLCFHLVGDRDHYIPSLGYRGYRIQQMEAGMLLQKLLLAATTLGMGGHPLLGYDVKQCDELYQLQSRGQTTLIQIPVGPYRPRPWIKANLQS from the coding sequence ATGAGTTTAGACACATTCCTGTACAATCTTCATTTTAATGTCGATAAAGTAACCCCACCGGGTTGGGAGGTCGATTGGGATGATGCACCACTGCCCTATAAGCTGTACCATCAACTTCCAGCAGTACCCTTATCTCTTGAAGTCCCCCTAACGCTTGATGCAATCTCTGTCCGATCCTCCGTCAAGCCGACACACGATGAGATCGGACACTTGCTTTGGTACGTCTACGGTCTTAGCCAGGTGAGTCATACGCCATATTTATCTGAAGATGAAGATACTATGGATATCATGCAGTCCTATCGTCGCTTTGTTCCTTCCGGCGGGGCACGCTATCCTAATGAAGTGTACGTTTATCTTAAACTAGAGGATATACCCACAGGGGTGTACCATTATGATGTGGCCCACCATCGCTTGATTTTGTTACGAGAAGGACACTATGACAACTATATCGCACGAGCGCTAGGGCATCGCTGTGACATAGGAGCCTGTTGTGGCACCGTATTCGTATCGACACGGTTTTGGAAGAATTATTTTAAATACCATAATTTCTCTTACCGCCTCCAAGGGCTAGATACGGGTGTCCTCATCGGGCAACTGTTAGAAGTAGCCAAACGATTTGATTTTGCCTCCCCTGTATATTTTCAGTTTTTAGATCGTGCCGTCAACCATCTTCTAGGCTTATCTGAACGAGAAGAAAGTGTCTACGCAGTCATCCCACTATCTGAGAAGACGATGGATGCTGGTCACCATAATCAGGCCGAGCGTATAGGCGCCAATGAAGCTTATGACCTGAGCAAAATAGAAGAGGCTACATCATTATGTGCCGAGCTACCAAAACGCCAACACCACATCATTGAGCGGTCTAGAAATGTCAAACCGTTTCCTATGTTACTTAAACTGAACGAGGCAGCGATGCAGGAAACGACGCGAGCGTTTGGCCGTCTGCAAACGTCTGAACGGATGGCGGACACTGCCTACACTGGTCACACTGATCTAACGGTCCCTTTGCCTCAAGTGACAAGAGCCTCGTATGATCTCGCAACTGCCAGCGGTGAACGTTATTCTCCTGAAATGGACTTCGTCTTGGGAAAAGTAAGCCAAAGTCAGTTAGCCACGTTACTACAAGAAACGATGGCTACTTTTAAGCATTGGAACGATATCGACACGACCGTTCACAGACAAATCCCCACTCGGATCAAACTGTACGTCTGTCTCTATCAAGTTGAAGGTATACCAGATGGGGCCTATTATTACGATTGCACAGCTCACACGTTACAGCAGGTTCATCCTGGGGACCATCGCTTGCCCTTACAATTGGGGATGGATATGGCGACGGTGAATGTCCTTCAAACCCCCTTGTGCTTTCATCTCGTAGGCGATAGAGACCACTATATCCCATCACTCGGATACAGGGGATACCGTATACAACAGATGGAAGCAGGCATGCTTTTACAGAAGCTATTGCTAGCTGCGACTACACTGGGGATGGGCGGGCATCCATTGCTAGGCTATGACGTGAAACAATGTGACGAACTGTATCAGCTTCAATCGCGAGGTCAAACAACCCTTATTCAGATCCCGGTCGGTCCCTACCGTCCAAGGCCATGGATAAAAGCAAACCTCCAAAGTTGA
- a CDS encoding carbohydrate ABC transporter permease — protein sequence MKKADQRAGVLFILPALLVLLTVVLYPIIHTLYLSLQSKILIAPQRDQFVGIQNYMNVLSDPEMLSYVWITVVFTVSSVVLKLILGLCGALLLNVKRKGTKVYWSIFMIPWLIPSVVAALIWRWMLHDQFGIVNHVLLQVGLIEHRIAWLSDQALALLSVIIVDAWVGIPFMIVVLLAGLNTIPREWYEAAMVDGANAWQRLIYITLPGLRPMLLVMGTLSFIGTFNSFNIIYTMTGGGPVGSTRTLIIHTHQLAFTEYDFGLAATVSVLTLIFILISTYTYRRKLVQEGGKAS from the coding sequence ATGAAGAAAGCGGATCAAAGGGCGGGGGTACTTTTTATACTACCGGCCCTTCTTGTGTTACTGACCGTCGTCCTGTATCCCATCATTCATACACTCTATTTAAGCCTGCAAAGCAAAATACTCATCGCGCCACAACGGGACCAGTTTGTCGGGATACAAAACTATATGAATGTGCTCTCAGATCCTGAGATGCTCTCGTACGTGTGGATTACCGTCGTCTTTACAGTGTCTTCCGTGGTACTCAAGCTAATATTAGGCTTATGTGGTGCATTACTATTAAATGTTAAACGAAAAGGGACAAAAGTATACTGGTCCATTTTTATGATTCCTTGGCTTATCCCATCTGTTGTGGCTGCACTTATATGGAGATGGATGCTACATGACCAGTTCGGTATTGTGAACCATGTCTTACTGCAAGTGGGCTTAATTGAGCACAGGATTGCGTGGCTAAGTGACCAAGCGTTAGCGCTCTTATCTGTGATTATAGTCGATGCGTGGGTCGGCATTCCGTTCATGATTGTGGTCCTATTAGCTGGTTTGAACACGATCCCTAGAGAGTGGTATGAAGCGGCGATGGTGGACGGTGCAAACGCATGGCAGCGTTTAATATATATCACCTTACCTGGGCTAAGACCAATGTTACTCGTCATGGGCACATTGAGCTTTATCGGGACGTTCAATAGCTTTAATATCATTTATACCATGACGGGTGGAGGGCCTGTGGGATCAACACGTACACTCATTATCCATACACATCAATTGGCCTTCACCGAGTATGACTTTGGCTTAGCAGCAACCGTCTCGGTCCTAACATTGATCTTCATTCTCATTAGTACGTACACGTACCGTCGGAAGCTTGTCCAAGAGGGAGGGAAGGCATCATGA
- a CDS encoding S-layer homology domain-containing protein gives MKKRLVLALVLVVTFALPLTVLGQVYDIDGHWAEETIVNMMKKGHIEGYPDRSFRPDTPITRAEFTMVVVSVLNLEGTTTRGFPDVSRNHWAYGAVGTATAYGLVEGYETGLFKPSHHITRAELTTIASRALAEAREVDRIPRSELDFTDSHDIPSWAKRHVAYAADAKLVGGYTDGSFRADRLTTRAEAIVILERLEKLMVKEGIGLGGRHNPGGSGGSGGSGGSGGSGGSGGGGNDKCEENPDHEGCGEEPPTTCEENRDHEDCQEDPPNTCEENPEHEDCKEKSSICDLDPFHEDCVIIDPENPTEGINDIIDDVQDTIDDTVDDTQDTVNDTIDDTQDALDGGCSLDELLELDNTVGTVKDCVDELLGND, from the coding sequence TTGAAAAAGCGATTGGTTTTAGCCCTAGTGTTGGTGGTGACCTTTGCATTACCTTTAACGGTGTTGGGCCAAGTGTATGATATTGACGGGCATTGGGCCGAAGAGACAATTGTAAACATGATGAAAAAAGGTCACATTGAGGGCTATCCAGATCGGTCATTCCGGCCGGATACACCTATTACGAGAGCCGAGTTCACCATGGTGGTCGTGAGTGTCTTGAATTTAGAGGGAACAACGACGAGGGGATTCCCAGATGTGTCTAGAAACCACTGGGCCTATGGTGCGGTCGGTACAGCGACAGCGTACGGGTTAGTTGAAGGGTACGAGACAGGATTATTTAAACCGAGCCATCATATCACCCGGGCAGAGTTAACAACGATTGCTTCCCGAGCGCTAGCAGAAGCGAGAGAAGTGGATCGTATCCCTAGATCAGAACTTGATTTTACCGACAGTCACGACATTCCGAGTTGGGCGAAGCGACACGTGGCGTACGCAGCTGACGCAAAGCTAGTTGGGGGATACACAGACGGTTCCTTTCGCGCTGACAGATTAACCACTCGGGCAGAGGCTATCGTGATTTTAGAGCGCCTGGAAAAACTCATGGTTAAAGAAGGGATTGGCTTAGGAGGACGTCATAACCCCGGTGGTTCTGGAGGTTCTGGCGGTTCCGGCGGGTCCGGTGGTTCTGGAGGTTCTGGCGGTGGCGGAAATGATAAGTGTGAAGAGAACCCGGATCATGAGGGTTGTGGAGAGGAACCCCCAACCACATGTGAAGAGAACCGCGATCATGAGGACTGCCAAGAGGATCCACCCAACACATGTGAAGAGAATCCAGAACATGAGGATTGCAAAGAGAAATCTAGCATCTGTGACTTAGATCCATTCCATGAGGATTGTGTCATTATCGATCCGGAAAACCCGACCGAAGGCATTAACGATATCATTGATGACGTTCAGGATACGATTGACGATACGGTCGATGATACGCAAGATACGGTTAATGATACGATCGATGATACACAGGATGCCCTCGACGGAGGGTGTAGTCTTGATGAACTATTAGAACTAGACAATACAGTCGGTACGGTTAAAGACTGCGTCGACGAATTATTAGGCAACGACTAA